A window of Plasmodium malariae genome assembly, chromosome: 5 contains these coding sequences:
- the PmUG01_05041400 gene encoding tryptophan-rich antigen encodes MTLKIYVSILVLSSLLLNIYFAAEAQTEKKKKNDVKDKPLNKPYSEDLWRNQTKEWKMKEWNNFMEHAEEELKHFDDIINKEIEGWVKDHDISVKEWLEEKEKKWMNFNAQMDSEYKSDLKNKSSSWNEKQWKDWLNGNGKKLLEKDWQEYINNLDSHIANILNANWNKFKVNIIMEWNSLGWKVQEDKRWLKYAIMGPPDPKTPEEKVDAANYNEWRERNESQRKQWFQWITEKERARTKNGSPTFSKWKNNKQSVFNKWVAAFINKLSQEKQWNSWFR; translated from the exons ATGACATTAAAGATTTATGTTAGCATTCTTGTGTTATCttctcttcttttaaatatctATTTTGCAGCA GAAGCtcaaacagaaaaaaaaaaaaaaaatgatgtaaAAGATAAGCCATTAAATAAACCATATTCTGAAGATTTGTGGAGAAACCAAACAAAAGAATGGAAAATGAAAGAGTGGAATAATTTTATGGAACATGCTGAAGAAGAACTCAAACACTTtgatgatataataaataaagagaTAGAAGGATGGGTTAAGGATCATGATATTAGCGTTAAAGAATGgttagaagaaaaagaaaagaaatggaTGAATTTTAATGCACAGATGGATAGTGAATATAAATCTGACCTTAAGAATAAATCTTCATCATGGAATGAAAAACAGTGGAAGGACTGGTTAAATGGAAATGGTAAAAAACTCCTAGAAAAGGATTGGcaagaatatattaataatttggATTCCCATATAgctaatatattaaatgcaAATTGGAATAAATTTAAAGTTAACATAATTATGGAATGGAATTCATTAGGATGGAAAGTGCAAGAAGATAAACGTTGGCTTAAATATGCCATTATGGGACCTCCAGATCCTAAAACTCCAGAAGAGAAAGTTGACGCAGCTAATTACAATGAATGGAGAGAAAGAAACGAATCACAAAGAAAACAATGGTTCCAGTGGATAACTGAAAAAGAAAGAGCGCGTACGAAAAATGGTAGCCCaactttttcaaaatggaaaaataataaacagtctgtttttaataaatggGTCGCTGcctttattaataaattatcacAAGAAAAACAATGGAATTCATGGTTTAGGTAA
- the PmUG01_05041600 gene encoding Plasmodium exported protein, unknown function: protein MLVFFTKNILFSTLIWAWEYSCKLTTCSKSWNEVFYSNNTFNVRCSRLLYSETKLEQEKKYEMLKKRIYSLLDESDDAFGERLNALAHDDLFRKQFNKLVLREVSKKEINNLMQCKNHQKQHDACNFEHNIKKKSDTSKHYDNVVKHKNPTKLSKKASSKFKSDLFHINYINNVHSVKFRHIVEAFSYLKKKNKVLYAAMSIITVYALFMFFILIISVSILFYIFLISM, encoded by the exons atgctagtcttttttactaaaaatatactattttcAACTTTAATATGGGCATGGGAATATTCCTGTAAG TTAACCACATGCAGTAAATCATGGAATGAGGTATTCTACAGTAATAACACATTTAATGTAAGATGTAGTAGATTATTATATAGTGAAACAAAATtagaacaagaaaaaaaatatgaaatgttaaaaaaaagaatatatagtTTATTAGACGAAAGTGATGATGCATTTGGAGAAAGACTAAATGCATTAGCTCATGATGACCTTTTTCGAaaacaatttaataaattagtaCTACGCGAAGTTtccaaaaaagaaattaataatttgatGCAATGTAAAAATCATCAAAAACAACATGATGCATGCAACTTTGaacataacataaaaaaaaaatctgaTACCTCAAAACATTATGATAATGTTGTGAAGCATAAGAACCCAAcaaaattatcaaaaaaagCAAGCTCAAAATTTAAATCAGACTTATTCCACATCAACTACATTAATAATGTTCATTCAGTTAAATTTCGACATATAGTAGAGgcattttcatatttaaaaaaaaaaaataaggtacTTTATGCAGCTATGTCCATCATAACTGTGTATGCAttgtttatgttttttattctaattaTATCTGTTAGCATATTGTTCTACATATTCTTAATATCAATGTAA